The Mytilus edulis chromosome 12, xbMytEdul2.2, whole genome shotgun sequence genome contains a region encoding:
- the LOC139497538 gene encoding histidine N-acetyltransferase-like yields MDNSLIRCKRVTKEDYEKVMAIIPPSDIYNGGDYLPDYFHMLIDMPNNEMYAAVIGDKFVGFTLKTTIDNGRNVVTRAVRVSKKYAGKGIAGIMSEWMDIGGPLYRPEVIWHKFTANRTHSPLLQLTDRGIHMKTSEQDFVFYDTDKTTLQIKYNVIKKKNQSLKAEYIDVNMLGQVLASTDHKQYLFPEDEIVADYVPYMAITSNAPLIVSKRTAVVVSDFDCPQRTILSISNFYQAPIGMIFVFNVYGCLSDNIKEHLIFHFAKFLCRSMSEYIVLRGISSKGTHWTFLDNAVAEFGFNRTASYGKGVVSARRKIINKL; encoded by the exons ATGGACAACAGCCTGATAAGATGTAAAAGGGTGACAAAAGAAGATTATGAGAAAGTGATGGCTATCATACCTCCCTCTGATATCTATAATGGCGGTGATTATCTACCCGACTATTTCCATATGCTAATTGATATGCCAAACAACGAGATGTATGCTGCTGTAATTGGAGATAAATTT GTAGGATTTACTTTAAAGACAACTATAGATAATGGTAGAAATGTAGTTACTAGGGCAGTGAGAGTTTCCAAGAAATATGCTGGTAAAGGAATCGCTGGTATAATGTCTGAATGGATGGATATAGGAGGACCTCTTTACCGACCGGAAGTAATTTGGCATAAATTTACTGCAAATAGAACCCATTCACCATTACTTCAACTGACTGACAGAGGAATCCACATGAAAACATCAGAACAA GATTTTGTATTTTACGACACGGATAAAACAACCCTACAGATAAAGTACAATGTCATAAAGAAGAAAAATCAATCTTTAAAAGCTGAATATATTGATGTCAATATGCTAGGTCAAGTGCTGGCATCGACTGACCATAAGCAGTACTTGTTCCCCGAGGATGAAATAGTTGCTGACTACGTACCATACATGGCTATTACATCTAATGCTCCACTGATCGTTTCAAAACGAACTGCAGTTGTCGTGTCTGACTTTGATTGTCCACAAAGAACTATTCTCTCAATAAGTAACTTCTATCAAGCACCAATCGGAATGATTTTTGTCTTCAACGTTTATGGCTGTTTGTCTGATAATATCAAAGAGCACCTCATTTTTCACTTTGCTAAGTTTCTTTGTCGGTCAATGAGTGAATATATAGTACTTCGTGGAATATCAAGCAAAGGAACTCATTGGACGTTTTTGGATAACGCCGTCGCAGAATTTGGATTTAACAGAACAGCATCTTATGGAAAAGGCGTAGTTAGtgccagaagaaaaataataaacaaactgtAA